A genomic stretch from Rubripirellula reticaptiva includes:
- a CDS encoding PVC-type heme-binding CxxCH protein — protein sequence MTPPTKDETSFAFKDVGAKIPNYTPGASWGTQQAPLTLMQEPVPANQSIESYSVPNDFHLSLWAEESSKNWPDDSQATEKFAGLTGKPIAMNWDERGRLWVCETVDYPNELQASPGRGRDRIRICEDTDNDGQADKFTVFAHHLSIPSTLVCYRGGVIVQNGATTIYLKDVDGDDVADFRQELITGWAMGDTHGGVSNFQYGPDNWIWGMQGYNNSEPIINGQAQMRFRQGFWRFKVGSGAADRTAPAYALDKQSGLPADHASGDFNDDTIRVDALEFMRATNNNTWGLGFSEEGYVFGSTANGCPSVHMPIPNHYFDQVAGWSPSTLQKISPTDKFNALDQKIRQVDYHGGYTAAAGGAIYTARNYPAAWWNKVQMVCEPTGHIVGGFVLEKDGAGYRSNNVFNVVASIDDWAAPIMSEVGPDGNVWVLDWYNYIIQHNPTPNGFQTGKGAAYESDLRDKRFGRIYRLLYKQEKSPTRAMQLADASSADLVKALKNDNFFWRRTAQRLLVEQNATDRTTLSDLVALVDNQQTDEIGLNTAAMHAIWTLSGLAQGGSNEANAALAMACKKGFTHLSSPVRNAAIANCANDQVKLAVESGVLRDADPRVQLSALLRIADGAGSASGETLASMVDGAKSIASDEILMDAWTSAAAIEPVEMLVALINASRRSSNRGLASRVAILSEHLARSQPTASQIESLLAIEPDAPLAISLWEGLSKGWPKELSVTLSDAAQTRFRERFLANDTSVESKAAILAVADKWGIKNLDEAVASIQDQLFATALDTEAETASRLTAWDQAIKLAPASDRILDAIDTLLTPQLAPETGAKAIASLGDARVPGLTEKLVSIRGSLGPKLTGEILTLLLARADTTTELLQAITDGKAQFTELQLDQRQALLNHPTREIAKRARELMEMKGAAVASNRQALVDEWMPVTELSGNLENGIAMYKKHCMLCHKHGELGVAIGPNLTGMAVHPKEEILINVLDPNRSVENNFRTYQILTVDGAVLTGMLAGESANSLRLIDTQGKEKLVLREDIEQMISSAKSLMPEGFEGQISKQEMADLLTFLANRGRYTPLSLAAAATISGPKGLPGFRGNSGDKFELNSYGTVEFEGVPFELQDPQDGRVANIVVLQTARGRFPSTLPSEVTIPCSGNVSAIHILGGVAAFGFPMNQDETASLVVRCQYEDGTSVDHELINGKHTANYQEKTDVPESKFVIDANGKQIRYLKIPIDAAKPLKSIELVKGDNRSTPLVFAITVESAGGKEADDTVAMDEKPQAAAQPPRRRGGGFGGPIELGPDDVAAYAAPPEGFKSERDVPHGKLEMIEYESKTVGTTRKLNVYTPPGYTTDKKYPVLYLLHGIGGDETEWQRFSSPNLILDNLIADGKAVPMIVVMPNGRAQKNDRAEGNVMASAPAFAVFEKDLLNDVIPAIESKYSVDTSREKRAIAGLSMGGGQSFNFGLGNLDTFAWVGPFSAAPNTMPAEELIPDVAAAKAKLKLLWISCGNKDGLIRISQNVHQFLKQKGIDHVWHVDGHGHDPQHWSSSLYWFTQSVFQDKPAKNAKLDNAVIGNWIGTVSTQIGDQA from the coding sequence GAATTTGCGAAGACACGGATAACGATGGGCAAGCTGATAAGTTCACGGTCTTTGCCCATCACCTGAGTATCCCTTCAACGCTGGTCTGTTATCGCGGCGGTGTGATTGTGCAGAACGGTGCGACAACGATTTACCTCAAAGATGTTGACGGCGACGATGTTGCCGATTTCCGTCAAGAATTGATCACCGGCTGGGCGATGGGTGACACGCACGGTGGCGTGAGTAATTTTCAGTACGGTCCCGACAATTGGATTTGGGGCATGCAGGGGTACAACAACTCCGAGCCGATCATCAATGGTCAAGCTCAAATGAGATTCCGTCAGGGATTCTGGCGATTCAAAGTTGGAAGCGGTGCAGCAGACAGAACGGCTCCCGCGTACGCACTCGATAAGCAATCCGGCTTACCTGCCGACCACGCTTCCGGTGATTTCAACGACGACACGATCCGAGTGGACGCGTTGGAGTTCATGCGAGCGACCAACAATAACACTTGGGGGCTTGGGTTTAGTGAAGAAGGTTATGTGTTCGGATCAACGGCAAACGGCTGCCCAAGCGTCCATATGCCTATTCCCAATCACTATTTCGACCAAGTCGCTGGCTGGTCGCCCAGCACACTGCAGAAGATTTCGCCGACGGACAAGTTCAATGCCCTCGACCAAAAAATTCGCCAAGTAGATTATCACGGCGGCTATACCGCAGCGGCTGGCGGAGCAATTTACACAGCGCGGAACTACCCGGCCGCGTGGTGGAACAAAGTGCAAATGGTTTGCGAGCCAACCGGCCATATCGTTGGCGGGTTCGTGCTTGAAAAGGATGGTGCCGGATATCGAAGCAATAATGTGTTCAACGTCGTCGCCAGTATCGACGATTGGGCTGCGCCAATCATGTCCGAAGTTGGCCCCGACGGAAATGTTTGGGTGCTCGATTGGTACAACTACATCATCCAACACAATCCGACGCCCAATGGTTTTCAGACTGGTAAGGGTGCGGCTTACGAAAGCGACCTGCGCGATAAACGCTTTGGTCGTATCTATCGCTTGCTCTATAAGCAAGAAAAATCTCCAACTCGTGCAATGCAACTGGCCGATGCGTCTAGTGCCGACTTGGTGAAAGCACTCAAGAACGACAATTTTTTCTGGCGTCGAACCGCGCAGCGTTTGCTTGTTGAACAGAATGCGACTGACCGGACAACACTAAGTGACTTGGTTGCTCTGGTGGACAATCAGCAAACCGATGAGATCGGTCTGAACACCGCTGCGATGCATGCGATCTGGACACTATCCGGTTTGGCCCAAGGCGGCAGCAACGAGGCAAACGCTGCACTCGCTATGGCGTGCAAAAAAGGTTTCACGCATCTGTCCAGCCCGGTGCGCAACGCAGCAATAGCCAACTGTGCAAATGATCAAGTAAAGCTCGCCGTCGAAAGCGGCGTTTTGCGAGATGCAGATCCTCGCGTGCAACTATCCGCCTTGTTGCGGATCGCTGATGGAGCCGGTTCCGCGTCGGGGGAAACTTTGGCATCGATGGTTGATGGTGCGAAGTCGATTGCATCCGACGAAATTTTGATGGACGCTTGGACATCCGCTGCCGCAATCGAACCTGTCGAAATGTTGGTCGCCTTGATCAACGCAAGCCGCCGATCCAGCAACCGCGGTTTGGCGTCACGAGTCGCGATTTTGTCCGAGCACCTTGCTCGCTCGCAGCCAACAGCAAGTCAGATCGAATCGCTTTTGGCCATTGAGCCGGATGCACCGCTGGCGATCTCGCTGTGGGAAGGTCTGTCCAAAGGCTGGCCAAAAGAATTGTCCGTCACCTTGTCCGACGCTGCTCAAACACGGTTTCGTGAGCGTTTTCTTGCTAACGACACGAGCGTCGAAAGCAAGGCTGCGATTTTAGCAGTTGCCGATAAGTGGGGGATCAAGAATCTGGACGAAGCGGTTGCGTCGATTCAGGATCAACTTTTCGCGACTGCTTTGGATACCGAGGCGGAAACTGCGTCGCGTCTGACCGCTTGGGATCAAGCGATCAAGCTGGCCCCGGCAAGCGATCGCATCTTGGATGCAATCGACACGCTGCTCACTCCACAACTTGCACCCGAGACCGGCGCAAAAGCAATTGCATCGCTTGGAGATGCTCGCGTTCCAGGCCTGACCGAAAAACTGGTTTCGATTCGCGGGTCGCTTGGTCCAAAACTAACAGGCGAAATACTGACATTGCTGTTGGCTCGTGCTGATACGACCACGGAATTGCTTCAAGCAATCACCGACGGAAAGGCACAGTTCACTGAACTGCAACTCGATCAGCGACAAGCTTTGTTGAATCACCCGACTCGAGAGATCGCGAAGCGGGCGAGAGAGTTGATGGAGATGAAAGGTGCTGCAGTGGCGTCGAATCGCCAAGCACTGGTGGATGAGTGGATGCCAGTCACGGAACTGAGCGGAAATCTTGAGAACGGAATTGCAATGTACAAGAAGCACTGCATGCTATGCCACAAGCACGGCGAACTAGGGGTTGCCATCGGACCCAACCTGACCGGCATGGCTGTGCACCCCAAGGAAGAGATTCTGATCAACGTTCTCGACCCTAATCGCAGTGTCGAGAACAACTTCCGCACTTACCAAATTTTGACGGTCGATGGTGCAGTGCTTACCGGAATGTTGGCTGGTGAGTCCGCGAATTCGTTGCGTCTGATCGACACGCAAGGCAAGGAAAAGCTAGTGCTGCGTGAAGATATTGAGCAAATGATCTCTTCTGCCAAGTCGTTGATGCCGGAAGGCTTTGAAGGTCAGATTTCAAAACAAGAAATGGCGGATCTGCTGACATTCTTGGCCAATCGTGGACGCTACACACCGCTGTCTCTCGCTGCTGCGGCAACGATCAGTGGCCCGAAGGGATTGCCGGGATTCCGCGGAAATTCAGGCGACAAGTTTGAGCTTAATTCTTATGGAACGGTCGAATTCGAAGGTGTTCCCTTCGAATTGCAAGACCCTCAGGATGGACGAGTAGCGAATATCGTCGTCTTGCAAACTGCTCGTGGTCGATTCCCCAGCACGCTGCCGAGCGAAGTGACGATTCCTTGTTCAGGAAACGTTTCCGCGATTCATATTCTCGGAGGTGTAGCTGCTTTCGGATTCCCGATGAACCAAGATGAGACAGCAAGTTTGGTCGTACGGTGCCAGTACGAAGACGGAACGTCGGTCGATCACGAGCTGATCAACGGCAAACATACCGCGAACTATCAAGAGAAAACGGACGTTCCAGAATCGAAGTTTGTGATCGATGCCAATGGAAAGCAAATCCGTTATCTAAAGATTCCTATCGACGCAGCCAAGCCTCTGAAAAGCATCGAGTTGGTCAAAGGTGATAATCGCTCCACACCTCTCGTCTTCGCCATTACGGTTGAGTCTGCCGGTGGCAAAGAAGCTGACGACACGGTTGCGATGGACGAAAAGCCCCAGGCTGCGGCACAGCCGCCCCGACGTCGCGGCGGCGGCTTTGGCGGTCCGATCGAACTTGGACCCGATGATGTCGCAGCGTACGCAGCACCACCGGAAGGCTTTAAGTCTGAGCGAGATGTACCGCATGGCAAGCTTGAGATGATCGAGTATGAATCAAAAACCGTTGGCACGACTCGCAAGCTGAATGTCTACACACCGCCAGGCTACACGACCGACAAGAAGTACCCAGTGCTTTATCTGTTGCACGGTATTGGTGGTGACGAGACCGAGTGGCAACGATTTTCTTCGCCGAATTTGATTCTCGACAACCTCATCGCCGATGGAAAAGCCGTCCCCATGATCGTGGTAATGCCCAATGGACGAGCACAAAAGAACGATCGAGCTGAAGGCAACGTGATGGCAAGTGCACCGGCCTTTGCGGTCTTCGAGAAGGACTTACTCAACGACGTGATTCCAGCGATCGAGTCGAAGTATTCGGTCGATACCAGTCGAGAAAAGCGTGCCATTGCTGGCCTCTCGATGGGCGGCGGCCAATCGTTCAACTTCGGACTCGGTAACCTCGACACATTCGCCTGGGTCGGGCCGTTTTCTGCCGCACCGAACACGATGCCAGCGGAAGAGCTGATTCCCGATGTCGCCGCGGCAAAAGCCAAACTCAAACTGCTGTGGATCTCTTGCGGCAACAAGGACGGGCTAATCCGAATCAGTCAGAACGTCCATCAGTTCCTAAAACAGAAAGGTATCGACCACGTCTGGCACGTCGACGGACACGGCCATGATCCTCAGCATTGGAGCAGCAGTTTGTACTGGTTCACGCAAAGCGTGTTCCAGGACAAGCCTGCGAAGAACGCGAAACTCGACAACGCGGTGATTGGCAATTGGATCGGTACCGTCAGCACGCAAATCGGCGATCAAGCCTAG